The following are encoded together in the Montipora capricornis isolate CH-2021 chromosome 5, ASM3666992v2, whole genome shotgun sequence genome:
- the LOC138049755 gene encoding uncharacterized protein yields the protein MLQKKLRVRVHYFYPLLAMYANNQDAKGAQEVVNLIGGNGFGMTGTVFRFLVKSYGNPDANDVEAFINFSQDVPISKYLLTTMAQLVMSAGQLEKLQTTIEYAKKENINPLAITDAFAGYISKKDFDPRNGLEIVKLLDSLDCTQGLSAVIYKACEKCGAQQVMNRVEFVNLLLQEGLGHHLESRTFNYVMGSLSDNRMATEFYEFVRVLRENKVQLDIHHYRQMLRMLAFDGKAEAAQFCFDKSAQLEEPTALMSSYLMQAYAHCPEGGMHASAPKERNMRRIIQLYNEMWEQGKSLTARAKGASCVAHLVMGYLERAEEIRKAQGLGQPKKKVLFEFLKAYSKRGDVAKTQETFEELKKEMKDMVIPTIMYNNLMQVYGFHGDFDSQWKVFEEMKQNDVKPNLFTFSNIMRTHLLKDDIDKALKLYQEVKEQGMFIADSTCLLLLNSMARTGQTEQFESVLEDIITNRTASANKFKLMGLLRGLMFCCLHAGKKDLALKLQLEHEVQTDNKSFVGLAESSAKRGEVPAILNAIEFFKENQMNPTALYVPLLRAHDARKDPEALKGVYEQLVSEGVELSEAFLQQYKQILLKYSITAAGDTVVTPQASTKPDQDHFPKEEEEDPMEEIKDE from the exons ATGCTACAAAAG AAGTTGAGGGTTCGAGTGCACTACTTTTACCCACTCCTTGCCATGTACGCTAATAATCAAGATGCTAAAG GTGCTCAAGAAGTTGTGAACTTAATTGGAGGAAATGGATTTGGGATGACAGGAACTGT gttcaggttcttagtgaagtCTTATGGGAATCCAGATGCAAATGACGTGGAggcttttattaatttttcgCAG gATGTCCCAATTTCAAAGTACTTGCTGACAACAATGGCACAATTGGTCATGTCAGCAGGACAGCTGGAAAAACTACAAACAAcaa TTGAgtatgcaaaaaaagaaaatattaaccCTCTGGCCATTACTGATGCCTTTGCGGGATATATATCCAAAAA GGATTTTGATCCGAGAAATGGACTTGAG ATTGTGAAGTTACTTGATAGCCTTGACTGCACACAGGGGCTTT CTGCGGTAATTTATAAAGCCTGTGAAAAGTGTGGTGCTCAACAAGTGATGAATAGAGTGGAGTTCGTTAATCTCCTTCTACAAGAA GGTTTAGGACACCATCTTGAGTCCCGCACTTTCAACTATGTGATGGGCAGTCTCTCAGACAACAGAATGGCCACCGAGTTTTACGAG TTTGTAAGAGTATTAAGGGAAAACAAAGTTCAATTGGACATTCACCATTACAGGCAAATGCTGAGG ATGTTGGCTTTTGATGGGAAAGCTGAAGCTGCACAGTTTTGTTTCGATAAATCTGCG CAATTGGAAGAACCAACCGCACTGATGTCTAGTTACCTGATGCAAGCGTATGCTCACTGTCCAGAAGGAGGAATGCATGCCAGTGCTCCAAAGGAAAGG AATATGAGACGAATTATCCAATTGTACAATGAAATGTGGGAACAAGGAAAAAG TCTTACAGCTCGAGCAAAGGGCGCATCCTGCGTTGCTCATCTGGTGATGGGCTACTTGGAAAGGGCAGAGGAAATAAGGAA AGCTCAGGGCCTTGGTCAACCAAAGAAAAAAGTATTATTTGAGTTTCTGAAAGCGTATTCAAAACGTGGTGATGTAGCAA AGACACAGGAAACTTTCGAAGAGCTTAAGAAGGAGATGAAGGATATGGTCATTCCAACAATCATGTACAACAATCTCATGCAGGTTTATGGATTTCATG GCGACTTTGACTCTCAATGGAAAGTGTTTGAGGAGATGAAGCAGAATGACGTGAAACCAAATCTGTTCACGTTTTCTAACATTATGAGGACCCACTTACTCAA GGACGACATTGATAAagcattaaaattgtaccaAGAAGTGAAAGAACAGGGAATGTTTATAGCAGATTCAACTTGTCTGTTGCTTTTAAACTCCATGGCTCGAACAGGGCAGACAGAACAATTTGAGAGTG TGCTGGAAGATATCATTACAAACCGAACAGCATCAgccaataaatttaaattgatgGGGTTGCTCCGTGGCCTGATGTTTTGTTGCCTTCACGCTGGAAAGAAGGATCTTGCTTTGAAACTCCAATTG GAACACGAAGTTCAGACGGACAATAAATCATTTGTGGGATTAGCTGAAAGCTCAGCAAAAAGAGGGGAG GTTCCTGCAATATTGAACGCCATTGAATTCTTCAAGGAAAACCAAATGAACCCGACAGCCTTATACGTACCACTGCTCAGAGCACATG ATGCACGAAAGGACCCTGAAGCTCTGAAGGGTGTGTATGAGCAACTGGTGTCAGAGGGAGTGGAACTCAGTGAAGCATTTCTCCAGCAATACAAGCAAATCTTGTTGAAGTACTCCATAACAGCGGCAGGTGATACAGTCGTAACTCCACAG GCTTCAACTAAACCGGATCAAGATCATTTCCCCAAAGAGGAGGAAGAAGATCCTATGGAAGAAATCAAGGATGAGTGA